The window TCCAAATAAAAAACCTAAAAGCTCAAAGAAAGAGCTTTTAGGTTTGATATAAATGATTAGAATTCTAAAGTGGAAACTTCGTGTAAGTAATCGCCTAAAACACGTAAGCCTTTATCGAAGTTTTCTAGGTGGAAATGCTCATTTGGAGCATGGAAATTTTCGCTGTTTAAGCCGAACCCCATTAACACAACTGGTAACGAAAGAATTTCATCAAATGCAGCTACAATAGGAATTGAACCACCACCGCGTGTAAAGGCAGTTGGAACATTATAGATACGCTCATAAGAACGACCTGCTGCTTGAATTAATGGGTGATCAAATGGCGTTATGAAAGGAGCGCCTTTATCAAATTCAGATACAGATACTTCAATACCTTTTGGCTTATGCTTTTCGATATGTGCTTTCAGTAATTGAACGATTTCGTTTGGATCTTGGTCAGGTACTAAGCGACAAGTGATTTTTGCACCAGCTTCAGCCGGAAGTACAGTTTTGATTCCTTCGCCAGAGAACCCGCCAAAAACACCATTTATTTCCAATGTTGGTCGAGCCCATGTTTGTTCTAAATAGGAGTAGCCTTCCTCACCGAATAATTCGTTTACTCCGACTTCTTGTTTTAATGCTGTTTCATCGAATTTTAGGTCACGATAAGCTTGACGCTCTTCTTCAGATAAGGGAAGAACTTTATCATAGAAGCCTTCTACTTGAATCGTTCCGTGTTCGTCACGGAATGAAGCTAAAATGTCAGCTAATGCATGGATAGCATTTTGTACACCGCCACCATAAAGACCAGAGTGAAGATCGCCTTTTGCACCGCGCACATCAATTTGTACCCCGGTAAGTCCGCGTAAACCGTAGCATACAGCAGGTTTCCCAGGAGCATATAGTCCAGTATCAGAAATCAAGATTAAATCTGCTGCTAGCTTAGTCTTATGTTCTTCAACATAGGCAGGAAGGTTAGGACTACCGATTTCTTCTTCTCCTTCATAAATAAATTTAACGTTTACAGGAAGAGTTCCTTCTGTTGCAAATAATGCTTCAATCATTTTTAAGTGCATGAAAACCTGACCTTTGTCATCGGAAGCACCACGAGCAAATAATTTATTGTCTCGGATTACAGGGTTGAAAGGTTCAGATTCCCATAAGTGAAGAGGGTCCACAGGTTGTACATCGTAATGCCCGTAAAATAAAATAGTTGGTTTGCCTTCTGCATGCAGCCATTCACCATAAACAACTGGGTGACCAGCCGTTTGATCTACAGATACCTTTTCGATATTTAGCCCACGAAGCTTGTCCGCTAACCACTCAGCTGCTGTTTGGATGTCCTGTTTGTGTTCCGAAAGGGAGCTGATACTTGGAATACGTAGAAACTCATTAAGTTCCTCTAAGTGCTTTTCTCGGTTTTCTGTAAAATACGCATCTAAAATTTGCGATTGACTCATCATAAACCCTCATTTCAAAAATTATTTAGATAATAGAAATAGTATAGCACATGATGTACCTGGTACACACACAACTACGAAACAATTCTGACTATTGGGTGTTGTGAAGTCTCTGGGCAATTAATTTACGAAAATTACAAGGGATGAGTATTAAGCTTACAGGAATGTAATGTAATTGAAAGCAAATCCGATAGAGTGTAATACAATAATTTGGGAAAATGTAGACAGAAGGTAGTTAGATATTGGAGGAAACAAACCATGATTAGTTATTTGAATGGAATTTATGAAGAATATAATCGTTATATATATCATTTATGTTTAAAATTAACTCGCAACACAGCAGAAGCTGAGGATTTAATGCAAGAAGTATGGGTTAAAGTTGTTCGTAATGAAGAACAAGTAGAGAAGGTTGACCACGTAAAAGCATGGCTTACTACAATTACGATGAATACATTCCGCGACCGCTATCGCAAGAATGTAAGAAGAAGCAAGTATATGATGAGTCAACCTGAAACATTAGACGTGCCGATTTTAGATTTGGTTCCCAATAATGATATTTCTACAGAAGAAAAAGTAGAAAAAGAGGTTGTAACGAAGATTGTTCAAGAGAAAATGCAAGAATTAGACGGCATCTACCAAAAAACATTATGGTATTTCTATGTTGATCAATATTCATTGGCCGAGATTTCAACATTAATGAAGGTATCAATCGGAACAGTAAAATCTCGTTTATTCCGTGCAAAAGCTCGATTAAAAGAAATTTTACTTTCAGATTCATCCCTGCAGGATGTTGTGATGGCATAAGATTTAGGCTTTCCTTTACGGAGAGTCTTTTTTTTGCAATTAAAAAGCAAGATGCATTTTTATAGGCATCCTGCTTTATTTGGATAAATGAAGGGAAGTGTACCTTAAAGCTTCATTCATCTCTTAATCACTTAATTTATTAATTTCCATTCACAAGACATTTTTCAAAGATGGTATGTAATGTTTTAATTTCGTCATTTGTGAGCATGCCGAACATTGTGTTAACCATAGCTGATACTTGTGCACGTGATTCTTTTAAGATCTTTTCGCCTTCTGTTGTAATGGCGATTTGTGAAGCGCGGCGGTCAGCATTACTTTGTGTTTTTTCGATAAAGCCGCCATTAATCAGCTTTGTGGTTAAAACAGTAACACCACCCGTCGTCACTTTTAAGCGTTCAGCAATTGCAGAAGGACGTTTTGGACCTTCTTTTGCCAATAAATCTAAGAGTAATATATGAGATTTTGAAAATCCTAAAATATTTTGTTGGTTCCACTCATTAGCCCATTTACGCTCCAATGAAGATACAACTTCAAAAAGAGAGGAAAGGACTTCATGTCGTTGGTTATCCATATGCTCAGCTCCACTTACAAAATTCATTTCGCAGGTCTTGTACATTTACGAAACTTGCTTTCGCTAGCCGATTTGATTACCCTTGTGCAGCGATTTGTTGCATAGCATTTAACTCGTATGCACGAACTTTACGTGGAATAAAACGGCGAATATCCATTTCGTTGTATCCAACTTGAATACGTTTTTCATCAAGCAGTATTGGGCTACGCAACATACGTGGGTATTGCTGAATTAAGTTATATAAATCTTGTATAGATAATTGATCGATATCAATATTTAAGTTTTTAAAATCATTTGAGTTAGTTGCAATGATTTCATCTGTACCATCTTCAGTCATTCTTAAAATATTTTTAAATTCTGCTAATGTTAAAGGTTGAGATGTAATACGTTTTTCTGTGAAATTAATTTCATTTTCTTTTAACCATTTAATAGCTTTTCGTGAAGAAGAACAGCTAGATTGCGTATAAATTGTAACTGTCATAAAATCTCCCCGCTTTCGTATATTTTAAAGTTTCGAAACTTTACTGGTAAGATATTTTTGCTTATATTAATATCTTACTAGTAAGTTAATGGTAAGTCAATAGCAATTTTTGTTTTCTATAAGTGAGCTTATTACATTTAATTAATAACCGTTTTTCTATAAATATATACGTCTTAAAAGAAAAAAAGTTTCATTTATTTGCATTTATCATTTGAAAATGCTAATTTTAAATATTTATTTTGAATGCCGAAGAATCTCGAAAAGTTGAATTTGGTATTTTGATAGAATTCGAATGGAAAAGTAATATAAGAGGAAAGGAGATGGAGTGAGGTGAGGGAGTGAAAATTAGATCGGTGGAATGTAGAAGTGCAGTACTCATGTGGGAAAGACATGCGCCAGAGTCGATTCCTTTGTTGGAAGCTCTACTAAGAAGATTACCTTTAAAGGAGACGGATTTTTTTAAAGAGAAATTGCGGCGCCTCATTTCGATAATCTCGCAAACCGCATATTTTTATCAAAAAGTTCCCCCTCAAATCTTATCGACAAAAAAAAACGGATTGAGCCCCGAAAAGCTCCATCCGCGTTCATAGACAATAATCTTATAAATCTGTTTTTCCTGTTGTAAACCAGTCTTGTACGTTCCATACTTTCGTTACTAGACCATCGTAGAATTCAGGTTCGTGGGATACCAAGACGATTGTGCCTTTGAATTGCTGCATGGCACGCTTTAACTCTGCTTTTGCATCCACATCTAAGTGGTTTGTTGGCTCGTCAAAAATTAACCAGTTTGTTTCATCCATCATCAGTTTGCAAAGGCGTACTTTCGCTTGTTCGCCACCCGATAGAGAGTTTAAGGGACGTGTAATATGATCTGTTTTCAGACCGGCACGTGCTAAGGCAGCACGAACCTGTGCTTGTTCCATTGAAGGGAAGGCGTTCCATACATCATCAATCGGTGTAATTTTATCGGCCTTTACTTCTTGTTCAAAGTAAGAAGGTTCCAAATAGTCACCAAGAATTACGCTACCATCAAGTGGTCTCACTTTCCCAAGCATCGTTTTAAGAAGGGTGGATTTACCGACACCGTTCATACCGACAAGGGCAATTTTTTCACCGCGTTCAATCATAAATGAAAGAGGTGGCAGTAATGGTTTTTCCTTATCGTATCCGATTACCAGATTTTCAGCCTCCACTACATAACGGCTTGGGGTACGGGCTTCTTTAAAGCTGAACTCAGGTTTCACGGCTGTTTCAGGACGGTCAATTCGTTCTAAACGGTCAAGCTGCTTCGCACGAGACTTCGCACGGCCTGTTGTGGAATAACGTGCTTTATTTTTTGCAATGAAATCTTCTTGCTTTTTAATAAACTCTTGTTGCTTTTCGTAAGCGTCAATATGCTGACGTTTATTGATTTCGGCAAGCTCTAAAAATTTCTCGTAAGTTGCTGTGTAGCGTGTTAGCTTAGAGAATTCAAGTTGGAAGATTACATCCACTGTTTCATTCATAAACTCGGTGTCATGAGAAATTAGTAAAAAGGCATGTGGATAGTTTTTAAGATAGTTTTTCAACCAAGTAACATGCTCTTCATCTAAATAGTTTGTTGGCTCATCCAGCAACAACACTTTTGGTTTTTCCAATAATAGCTTAGCTAATAAAACCTTTGTACGCTGACCACCAGAAAGGGCGGCCACGTCTCGCTCAAGTCCGATGGCATCTAGACCAAGACCACGAGCAACCTCTTCAATTTTGATATCTAATGAATAAAAGTCTCCAGCATCTAACGCATCTTGTACTTCTGCCATTTGCTCAAGCAATTCTTCTAATTCCTCGGGTGTTGCGTCACCCATTTTATTTGCAATTTCATTTAACTCTTCTTCCTTTTTATAAAGAGGAAGGAAGGCATCACGTAATGCATCGCGCATTGTGCGGCCCGCTGTTAATACTGTATGCTGGTCCAAATAGCCATAATGTGTACCTGGAAGCCATTCTACACGGCCGGTATCATGAATTGTTTGCCCTGTAATGATGCCCATTAGCGTTGATTTTCCAACACCATTTGCACCAACTAAACCTATATGATCGCCTTCAACCAGGCGGAATGAAACATCCTTAAAAAGGGTGCGATCACCAAAGGAATGACCTAAATTTTCAACTGTTAATATTGCCATAACGATTTCCTCCGATAATTAATTTCTACCTAATGCATAAATTGTCATGTATCCCTAGAAAAACATGACTCGACTGTAGGCCATTAGTGGATTTTTTCCTATTTAACCTTTCATCTCCGCAAAAAAACTCGCGGGCTACGACAACGCCGCGAGCTGTTTGTTCAGTTGGGCAAGTTGTTTTTCCATGTTGGAAAGGCGCTCTTCTGCTTTGGCAACAGAATCAGCATGACCCGTACTTTCAAGCTTTTCGATATCACCCTGAAGATTAATATAATCCATTTTTAACTCTGCAATTTGTTGTTGAAGCTCTGATTTCGTAGCCATAGTTTGAACGCTCCTTATTCGATAAGTACAAAAACTTATGAACATTGTATCATAGGAAGCTGTACTTTTTCATTAATAATAGAAATCCAGCTTTTACTAAAATTCCATCACCTCATTTCTAAATAAGGAAAAGCACTTCAAACGATTGAATACTCGTCCAAAGTGCTTTTATCTAATCAGACTTTGATTTTCTACAATGACACCATATTATGGCGTTCATAGGCAAAGTCTAAAATAAGTGACTTAATCACATCGTTATTATCTTGGATTTCAAGTTCGAATTGCTTGCGTACAGCCCGTTCACGTCTTGCTTCATGCAAAAGCATTTCCATTACGGCATTTTGGATATTGGATTGTTTCATTTTGCGACCTAAGCCTAGGTGGATAAATCCGTTGTGCTCTCTAGGAAAAGCGTTGTTTAGTTCACGTTCATTTTGTGCAGCTGTAATGCAAGGAATACCCACAGTAGCCACTTTGTATGGAGTGTAGTTTGCATTACAAATGATGATATCGGCCTCAGGTAGAAGCTTTTCTAGGGCATGGTCATCTTTTAATATTTTCGTATTCCGGCGGCTGAGCACCATCATCTGTAAATCTTCAATTGAATGCTTGTACTCGCGATCAATAGCAACCGTCACTCGTAATGGAATTTGTAGCTGAGTTAAATGGCGTAAAGTTCGATAGGTTAAATTGTTTTCATCACCATCTTCATAGGCAACAACAATATGTGGTGGATTGGATAGTTCATTTGAAACCCGTTCATTTGCAATGGTTTTAAGAGATTCCTTCACAGCAAACGCGAAGCTCCCAGATAGGATATTTTGGGCAGTATTTTCCCTTACTTCTTCAAAGAGAGCAAGGATATTGCAATCTGCCAGAAGCGCCCCTTCACCAAAGTCATCAAAATGGATAATGGTTTTACAGAAGGGTCTTAATTGTTCAATTTGCTCAACGAGTGTGTCTTTACCATCCTGAATGATTAGATCTGGTTCAAGATTGCGAATCTGTGTTTTTAATTCAGTATAGTTATCAAATAGAATAGGAGAAAGTTGTTCGTCGGTAAAAATTTCAATAGCTTCTTGTCCATCCTGTTTTAAAAAAATATAAACACTCTCTTCATCTTTTAAAAGCTTGGCTAGTATTGCTACTCGCTCAAGTGGGTAGTATCCTTTTACAGCACTATGCTCAACAATAAAGGCAATTTTCTTTTTTAAAGAAGGTACACTTAGTTCATTCTGCATATAATCCCATCCTTTCCCAGCTACTAATTAAATTATGGTGAAAAATTTGAAAGTATGTGTGAAAATTAACAATAGAGTCATTGCAAAGAGGTTACTAGATTTTCAATTTTATGCACTAACATAGAGAAAGATGATAGGAAGTGAAAGAAAAAATGGAAATGCGTTCGGCTATTGTCGTTGGGGGAACCGGTTTAGTAGGATTGAACCTAGTAAAATTATTATGTGATAGTGAAGAATATGTATCTATCACCGTAATTGCTCGAAGTAAACTAACATTCAATCATCCAAAATTAACTGTGATAATACGTTCTTTTAATGAATTAGAAGAAAAGGATATTGGGTTTGCCCATGAAATTTTTTGCTGTTTAGGGACAACAATTAAAAAAGCGGGGTCTCGTGAAGAATTCGAAAAAGTAGATGTAGAATATCCACTGCAAGTCGCATCATTAGCTAAGAAGTGCGGCATTATGCATTTCATCATTATTTCAGCGATGGGAGCAAACGAAAAATCGAGCGTATACTACAATCGAGTGAAAGGGAAACTCGAAAAGGAATTAGTCGCATTAGAGCTTCCGCAAGTATCCATTGTAAGACCATCTTTACTAGTTGGGGAACGAAATGAGTTTCGATTTGGAGAGAAGATGGGGGAATGGGTGTTAAAGGTTTTAAATCCGTTACTTATAGGACCGATGAAAAAATACCGTTCGATTGAAGCGACACAGCTAGCATTGGCTATGAAGGTCATTGCTTTCTTCGGTA is drawn from Lysinibacillus sp. SGAir0095 and contains these coding sequences:
- a CDS encoding dipeptidase, with translation MSQSQILDAYFTENREKHLEELNEFLRIPSISSLSEHKQDIQTAAEWLADKLRGLNIEKVSVDQTAGHPVVYGEWLHAEGKPTILFYGHYDVQPVDPLHLWESEPFNPVIRDNKLFARGASDDKGQVFMHLKMIEALFATEGTLPVNVKFIYEGEEEIGSPNLPAYVEEHKTKLAADLILISDTGLYAPGKPAVCYGLRGLTGVQIDVRGAKGDLHSGLYGGGVQNAIHALADILASFRDEHGTIQVEGFYDKVLPLSEEERQAYRDLKFDETALKQEVGVNELFGEEGYSYLEQTWARPTLEINGVFGGFSGEGIKTVLPAEAGAKITCRLVPDQDPNEIVQLLKAHIEKHKPKGIEVSVSEFDKGAPFITPFDHPLIQAAGRSYERIYNVPTAFTRGGGSIPIVAAFDEILSLPVVLMGFGLNSENFHAPNEHFHLENFDKGLRVLGDYLHEVSTLEF
- a CDS encoding RNA polymerase sigma factor — encoded protein: MISYLNGIYEEYNRYIYHLCLKLTRNTAEAEDLMQEVWVKVVRNEEQVEKVDHVKAWLTTITMNTFRDRYRKNVRRSKYMMSQPETLDVPILDLVPNNDISTEEKVEKEVVTKIVQEKMQELDGIYQKTLWYFYVDQYSLAEISTLMKVSIGTVKSRLFRAKARLKEILLSDSSLQDVVMA
- a CDS encoding MarR family winged helix-turn-helix transcriptional regulator, giving the protein MDNQRHEVLSSLFEVVSSLERKWANEWNQQNILGFSKSHILLLDLLAKEGPKRPSAIAERLKVTTGGVTVLTTKLINGGFIEKTQSNADRRASQIAITTEGEKILKESRAQVSAMVNTMFGMLTNDEIKTLHTIFEKCLVNGN
- the spx gene encoding transcriptional regulator Spx translates to MTVTIYTQSSCSSSRKAIKWLKENEINFTEKRITSQPLTLAEFKNILRMTEDGTDEIIATNSNDFKNLNIDIDQLSIQDLYNLIQQYPRMLRSPILLDEKRIQVGYNEMDIRRFIPRKVRAYELNAMQQIAAQG
- a CDS encoding ABC-F family ATP-binding cassette domain-containing protein, translating into MAILTVENLGHSFGDRTLFKDVSFRLVEGDHIGLVGANGVGKSTLMGIITGQTIHDTGRVEWLPGTHYGYLDQHTVLTAGRTMRDALRDAFLPLYKKEEELNEIANKMGDATPEELEELLEQMAEVQDALDAGDFYSLDIKIEEVARGLGLDAIGLERDVAALSGGQRTKVLLAKLLLEKPKVLLLDEPTNYLDEEHVTWLKNYLKNYPHAFLLISHDTEFMNETVDVIFQLEFSKLTRYTATYEKFLELAEINKRQHIDAYEKQQEFIKKQEDFIAKNKARYSTTGRAKSRAKQLDRLERIDRPETAVKPEFSFKEARTPSRYVVEAENLVIGYDKEKPLLPPLSFMIERGEKIALVGMNGVGKSTLLKTMLGKVRPLDGSVILGDYLEPSYFEQEVKADKITPIDDVWNAFPSMEQAQVRAALARAGLKTDHITRPLNSLSGGEQAKVRLCKLMMDETNWLIFDEPTNHLDVDAKAELKRAMQQFKGTIVLVSHEPEFYDGLVTKVWNVQDWFTTGKTDL
- a CDS encoding SE1832 family protein, yielding MATKSELQQQIAELKMDYINLQGDIEKLESTGHADSVAKAEERLSNMEKQLAQLNKQLAALS
- a CDS encoding PseG/SpsG family protein, giving the protein MQNELSVPSLKKKIAFIVEHSAVKGYYPLERVAILAKLLKDEESVYIFLKQDGQEAIEIFTDEQLSPILFDNYTELKTQIRNLEPDLIIQDGKDTLVEQIEQLRPFCKTIIHFDDFGEGALLADCNILALFEEVRENTAQNILSGSFAFAVKESLKTIANERVSNELSNPPHIVVAYEDGDENNLTYRTLRHLTQLQIPLRVTVAIDREYKHSIEDLQMMVLSRRNTKILKDDHALEKLLPEADIIICNANYTPYKVATVGIPCITAAQNERELNNAFPREHNGFIHLGLGRKMKQSNIQNAVMEMLLHEARRERAVRKQFELEIQDNNDVIKSLILDFAYERHNMVSL
- a CDS encoding NAD-dependent epimerase/dehydratase family protein, with translation MKEKMEMRSAIVVGGTGLVGLNLVKLLCDSEEYVSITVIARSKLTFNHPKLTVIIRSFNELEEKDIGFAHEIFCCLGTTIKKAGSREEFEKVDVEYPLQVASLAKKCGIMHFIIISAMGANEKSSVYYNRVKGKLEKELVALELPQVSIVRPSLLVGERNEFRFGEKMGEWVLKVLNPLLIGPMKKYRSIEATQLALAMKVIAFFGKKSPVTIYNSAQLADLKMPEVKEDEPISREELFNWDKFQKEEVTLIDEEVVFNRQKLPAVKEKNETEQ